From Hydra vulgaris chromosome 15, alternate assembly HydraT2T_AEP, one genomic window encodes:
- the LOC136072145 gene encoding gamma-aminobutyric acid receptor-associated protein-like 2: MKWAFKEEHTIESRCQESTKIRSKYPDRIPVVVEKAPRSTIQDIDKRKFLVPSDLTVAQFMYIIRKRIQLAPEKAMFLFVNKVLPATSATMGAIYEEHKDEDGFLYIAYSGENTFGSI; this comes from the exons atgaagTGGGCTTTTAAAGAAGAACATACTATAG aaagcAGATGTCAAGAGTCTACAAAAATAAGAAGCAAGTATCCAGATCGAATTcct gTTGTAGTTGAGAAAGCTCCTCGTTCCACAATTCAAGATATTGACAAAAGAAAGTTTCTTGTTCCCTCAGATTtaacag tggcACAGTTTATGTATATCATTCGTAAACGCATCCAATTAGCTCCAGAAAAAGCTATGTTCCTTTTTGTCAACAAGGTTTTGCCTGCTACTAG tgCAACAATGGGAGCAATTTATGAAGAGCACAAGGATGAAGACGGATTCCTTTACATTGCATACAGTGGCGAAAACACGTTTGGGTctatttaa